A window from Akkermansia muciniphila encodes these proteins:
- a CDS encoding NAD-dependent epimerase/dehydratase family protein, with protein MKILVTGGAGFIGSHIVEHYQDKAEEIRVLDNLRTGYLKNLDGLKHTFIEGSICDRELVRQAVQGVDYIFHMAALVSVPESMSKIGECIDINVNGLLNVLEEASAAGVKKIVLASSAAIYGDNPTVPKLETMYPEPKSPYAITKLDGEYYLNMFRAEGKVNTAAVRFFNVFGPRQDPKGAYAAAVPIFIEKAVKGEDITVYGDGTQTRDFIYVKDIVGALTFVAEHPEVTGVFNAGYGGQITIEELADNIIKAAGSSSKVLHAPERAGDVKHSRACADKLRSAGWQPKHTLPEGLATTLEYFKGILGK; from the coding sequence ATGAAGATTCTCGTAACCGGCGGCGCCGGATTCATCGGTTCCCACATTGTGGAACACTATCAGGACAAGGCGGAGGAAATCCGCGTGCTGGACAACCTGCGCACGGGCTACCTCAAAAACCTGGACGGGCTCAAGCACACCTTCATTGAAGGCTCCATCTGCGACCGCGAACTGGTGCGCCAGGCGGTGCAGGGCGTGGACTACATCTTCCACATGGCCGCGCTCGTCTCCGTGCCGGAATCAATGAGCAAGATCGGAGAATGCATTGACATCAACGTCAACGGCCTTCTGAACGTGCTGGAGGAAGCTTCCGCCGCCGGGGTCAAGAAAATCGTGCTGGCGTCTTCCGCCGCCATCTATGGTGACAACCCCACCGTGCCCAAGCTGGAAACCATGTACCCGGAACCCAAGAGCCCCTATGCCATCACCAAGCTGGACGGGGAATACTACCTCAACATGTTCCGGGCGGAAGGCAAGGTCAACACGGCCGCCGTGCGCTTCTTCAACGTCTTCGGCCCCCGGCAGGACCCCAAGGGGGCCTATGCCGCCGCGGTGCCCATTTTCATTGAAAAAGCCGTCAAGGGAGAAGACATCACCGTGTACGGCGACGGCACCCAGACGCGCGACTTCATTTACGTGAAGGACATCGTGGGGGCCCTCACCTTCGTGGCGGAGCATCCGGAAGTCACCGGCGTGTTCAATGCCGGTTACGGCGGGCAGATCACCATTGAAGAACTGGCGGACAACATCATCAAGGCCGCGGGTTCCTCCTCCAAGGTGCTCCATGCCCCGGAACGCGCCGGCGACGTGAAGCATTCCCGCGCCTGTGCGGACAAGCTCCGGAGCGCCGGATGGCAGCCCAAACACACCCTGCCGGAAGGCCTGGCGACTACGCTGGAATACTTCAAGGGAATTCTGGGCAAGTAA
- a CDS encoding replication-associated recombination protein A: MDLFSLQEAEAREGFEPGADISAMPLAARMRPRSLDEVAGQKHLLAPGKLLRRAIETDRFTSLIFYGPPGCGKTTLAAVIAQTTNAHFMMLNGVESNVADIREKIAQAQMRMSMHGRKTVLFVDELHRFNKAQQDVLLPHLEKGTVRFIGATTENPYFAINSPLLSRSQVFPLEPVPEEELAALLKRALADAERGLGASRVDMEEEALNHLAAKADGDARKAITALEVAVLSTPAGEDGVIHVNLSVAEESIQRKAIKYDRLGDSHYDTISAFIKSMRGSDPDAALYWLGMMLEAGEDIRFIGRRLVIAASEDVGLADSNALRVALDAARAAEMIGMPEARIPLAHATVYLATAPKSNSAYMGINAAMDDVRNGKTLAVPEHLRTPTRKKLAAAGGADAARLEYLYSHDYPEHYVPQAYLPEGRVYYTPTGNGLELRIKERMEYRRKMVVGANGNKDEN; this comes from the coding sequence ATGGATCTGTTCAGTTTACAGGAAGCGGAGGCGCGGGAAGGGTTTGAACCCGGGGCGGACATCTCCGCCATGCCTCTTGCCGCGCGCATGCGTCCGCGCTCCCTGGATGAAGTGGCCGGGCAGAAGCACCTGCTGGCGCCGGGAAAACTGCTGAGGCGCGCGATTGAAACGGACCGGTTTACCTCCCTGATTTTTTACGGGCCTCCCGGCTGTGGAAAGACCACCCTGGCCGCCGTCATTGCACAGACGACGAACGCTCATTTCATGATGCTCAACGGGGTGGAATCCAACGTGGCGGACATCCGGGAGAAAATAGCCCAGGCGCAGATGAGGATGAGCATGCACGGGCGGAAAACCGTCCTCTTCGTGGATGAGCTGCACCGGTTCAACAAGGCGCAGCAGGATGTCCTGCTCCCCCATCTGGAAAAGGGAACGGTCAGGTTCATCGGCGCGACGACGGAGAACCCTTACTTTGCGATCAACTCCCCCCTGCTGTCCCGCTCCCAGGTCTTTCCGCTGGAGCCCGTGCCGGAAGAGGAGCTGGCCGCCCTGCTGAAACGCGCCCTGGCGGATGCGGAGCGCGGGCTGGGAGCCTCCCGCGTGGACATGGAGGAGGAAGCCCTGAACCATCTGGCCGCCAAGGCGGACGGAGACGCCCGGAAGGCCATCACGGCTTTGGAAGTGGCCGTTCTGTCCACTCCTGCAGGGGAAGACGGCGTTATCCATGTGAACCTCTCCGTAGCGGAGGAATCCATCCAGCGCAAGGCCATCAAGTACGACCGCCTGGGTGACTCCCATTACGACACGATTTCCGCCTTCATCAAGTCCATGCGCGGCTCTGATCCTGACGCCGCCCTGTACTGGCTGGGCATGATGCTGGAAGCCGGGGAGGACATCCGCTTCATCGGGAGAAGGCTGGTCATCGCCGCGTCGGAAGACGTGGGGCTGGCGGACTCCAACGCCCTGCGCGTGGCGCTGGACGCGGCGCGCGCGGCGGAAATGATCGGCATGCCGGAGGCGCGCATCCCGCTGGCGCACGCCACCGTTTACCTGGCTACGGCCCCCAAGAGCAATTCCGCCTACATGGGCATCAACGCCGCCATGGATGACGTGCGCAACGGAAAAACGCTGGCCGTGCCGGAGCACCTCCGGACACCTACGCGCAAGAAGCTGGCCGCCGCCGGCGGTGCGGACGCGGCCAGGCTGGAATACCTGTATTCCCATGATTACCCGGAACATTACGTTCCCCAGGCCTACCTGCCGGAAGGCCGCGTATACTATACCCCCACAGGAAACGGGCTGGAACTGCGCATCAAGGAGCGCATGGAATACCGCCGTAAAATGGTGGTGGGAGCGAACGGAAATAAGGATGAAAATTGA
- a CDS encoding ligand-binding sensor domain-containing protein, translating into MRCEKIILMRKILMQLNYFIKIRKFTSVILICLVYWGVTESGKAADQVEFPKAIPACPADYLTDGLMASDGSIWVTSEGNGIYRYFPGKNNTTKDAWLAATYYSGLPDTANFYALAEDKQGRIWAGSDNKGVIVFNGAEWKVYDRENALIGERVFDIAVSPKTGDVAVATSGGISIYDPNKENWFNLTRAEGLAEDQIKSLTYDAAGDLWIAYSCGGVTRLSGKDNYKVLQTVQAPWYWDEKRGARQPLEATGEGIPSNLCNVIQTLPNGGVAVGTSSGLGWMGNRQSGKWKFLRGQDYMDKNKGLMGLLASTKSSRNQTGFLLPEDYVTSLAWSNQGLWVGFREKGAILLDPSTMRKKEEGKFSENIKTPWVTSMLTMPDGAVYATTYGFNLVKIAEGKKSSSSKLDVLKQDKSPEHPQIAKLASEEAIMKELEKRDQQFKAGETPIVFWKEDWATQGDWCERYGTHRALLCATAPPQGDDEIMRFEVAREDVKIDIRGEIGPNKDGDKGHYLLFFQGDIVDDPNVLYNPKTGTRAAARWVDRKEEQVDYKSRNDGPDLWAVVDIPEGKHEVSLYFHNYGEREGTSQGYKDYLLEVRSAQNPLPEEITWEEEVLNAMKKPVLARTRISDFKGCGVYKSFFAGKGGRYYFRIVNNYSSLTILNAVFVTRINPEPVQYSRHDVFAYGPTPPHSDEIDRKDRVQYSGLLKMWDDASSTVVSGQYLSKNRELLYSLYRRMHSQNGGPSIISNWRWFLRMWSTEEHNSFEDFMLKTWYAVQDRFPTMRSEEFFPYSPRTIPFSPREIRAMKCMGINWKDYLPDSRNKPIIDAMKFKEKISKMTDEEYNKMEEDFLKKQNK; encoded by the coding sequence ATGAGATGTGAGAAAATTATTTTAATGCGGAAAATCCTTATGCAGTTAAACTATTTCATAAAAATTCGTAAATTCACATCAGTCATCCTGATATGTCTGGTCTATTGGGGGGTGACTGAATCAGGGAAAGCTGCTGATCAAGTTGAATTTCCCAAAGCGATACCCGCCTGTCCTGCTGATTACCTGACGGACGGACTCATGGCTTCAGACGGCTCGATTTGGGTAACAAGCGAAGGCAATGGGATTTATCGATACTTTCCAGGTAAAAATAACACAACGAAAGACGCGTGGTTGGCAGCCACCTATTACTCAGGATTACCCGATACAGCCAATTTCTACGCACTGGCGGAAGATAAACAAGGAAGAATCTGGGCAGGAAGCGACAACAAGGGTGTGATCGTTTTTAATGGTGCGGAATGGAAAGTCTATGACCGCGAAAATGCGTTGATAGGCGAACGCGTTTTCGACATCGCTGTTTCACCCAAAACCGGAGACGTGGCAGTAGCTACATCAGGAGGCATTAGCATTTATGACCCGAACAAGGAGAACTGGTTCAATCTAACGAGAGCGGAAGGATTGGCTGAAGATCAAATCAAGTCTCTCACCTACGATGCAGCGGGTGACCTTTGGATTGCTTACTCGTGCGGAGGCGTCACCCGGCTTTCGGGGAAGGATAATTACAAGGTTCTTCAAACAGTGCAGGCGCCATGGTATTGGGATGAGAAAAGAGGAGCACGACAGCCTTTGGAAGCAACTGGGGAAGGGATTCCGTCGAATTTGTGTAATGTTATTCAGACTCTGCCCAATGGTGGAGTCGCCGTGGGTACAAGCAGCGGGCTCGGTTGGATGGGAAATCGCCAGAGTGGAAAATGGAAATTCCTGAGAGGGCAGGATTACATGGACAAAAACAAGGGACTCATGGGTTTGCTGGCATCCACCAAGTCATCCCGGAACCAGACAGGGTTTCTTCTACCGGAAGATTATGTAACAAGCCTTGCCTGGAGCAACCAAGGACTATGGGTAGGTTTCCGTGAAAAAGGAGCAATTCTGCTGGATCCATCAACAATGAGAAAAAAGGAAGAGGGAAAATTCTCCGAAAATATTAAGACTCCGTGGGTAACATCCATGCTCACGATGCCTGATGGAGCCGTTTATGCAACGACTTACGGGTTCAATTTGGTGAAAATAGCTGAAGGAAAAAAAAGTAGTTCCTCAAAATTGGATGTTCTGAAGCAAGATAAAAGTCCGGAACATCCGCAAATTGCCAAACTGGCGAGTGAGGAGGCAATCATGAAAGAACTGGAAAAGAGAGATCAACAGTTCAAGGCAGGAGAAACTCCCATTGTATTTTGGAAGGAAGATTGGGCGACTCAGGGGGACTGGTGTGAGCGATACGGAACACATAGGGCTTTATTGTGTGCGACTGCCCCACCTCAGGGCGATGATGAAATCATGCGTTTTGAGGTGGCTAGAGAAGATGTTAAAATTGATATTCGCGGAGAAATTGGTCCGAACAAAGATGGTGATAAGGGTCATTACCTGCTGTTTTTTCAGGGTGATATTGTGGATGATCCCAATGTGCTTTACAACCCCAAAACAGGCACTCGTGCAGCAGCCCGGTGGGTAGACAGGAAAGAAGAGCAAGTGGATTATAAATCCCGCAATGATGGGCCGGATTTATGGGCCGTAGTTGATATTCCGGAAGGGAAACATGAAGTATCCCTCTATTTTCATAATTATGGGGAGAGGGAGGGAACCAGCCAGGGGTACAAGGATTATTTATTGGAGGTCAGATCAGCCCAAAATCCTTTGCCCGAAGAAATTACTTGGGAAGAGGAGGTCTTGAATGCCATGAAGAAGCCTGTACTGGCAAGAACCCGCATATCCGATTTTAAGGGATGTGGAGTATACAAATCGTTCTTCGCTGGTAAAGGAGGAAGATATTACTTTAGAATAGTCAATAATTATTCATCCCTTACCATATTAAATGCTGTTTTTGTCACTCGGATTAACCCTGAACCTGTACAATATTCACGCCATGATGTTTTTGCCTATGGCCCAACCCCCCCTCATTCTGATGAAATTGACAGGAAGGATCGCGTTCAATATTCGGGCTTACTCAAAATGTGGGATGATGCTTCTTCTACCGTTGTGTCAGGACAGTACTTATCCAAGAATCGTGAACTATTGTATTCTCTATACAGACGGATGCACTCGCAAAATGGTGGACCGTCAATTATTTCGAATTGGAGGTGGTTTCTGAGAATGTGGAGTACAGAAGAACACAACTCGTTTGAAGACTTCATGTTGAAAACGTGGTATGCTGTACAGGATAGATTTCCTACAATGCGAAGTGAAGAATTCTTCCCATATAGCCCTCGTACAATTCCTTTTTCACCTAGAGAAATACGTGCAATGAAATGTATGGGGATAAACTGGAAGGATTATTTACCAGACTCTCGGAATAAGCCGATTATTGATGCAATGAAGTTCAAAGAAAAAATTTCAAAAATGACTGACGAAGAATATAACAAAATGGAAGAAGATTTCTTGAAAAAACAAAATAAATAA
- a CDS encoding ligand-binding sensor domain-containing protein translates to MGSIVGTAYAQSAYDLPTCPIPFLTDGIVASDGSIWVTGERSGVYKLSLDENKNGEWINTNYYAGFPKTQNFYTIAEDLQGRIWVGTDNQGVIVFNGENWKSYTKENALCGERVFDIAVSPTSGEVAISTSGGVTIYNPANEHWRDLNRHDGLLADQVEALSFDSEGKLWLAYACGGVASSSSKSGYSKWENVQAPWYWDAKQYIRQPFSGKGEGLPSNLGNAILAKGNGNVWLGTTCGLASNFPTGRWQYIRGKDYEAKNKGVYGGGKASSRKYGKNDLLPEDYITCLCETPEGIWVGTRTKGAALVDKKTLKILKTENLIPKQKYDQQTFPSEWEKLPAQWITAFLPLQDGSVYAATYGRGLVNITKGNLTWKKKKANERDFPNHPSYPQPLNQEKLIEEIVNLGKYRGNNKNSPALFWKEDWATQGRWCERYGRDFAVLCAAGNIPRDLSMTLEDLSSQIMVAGRIGCHSSPNDSLRHWIHNHNMAGNPNVLHNLSYYSKTEAEWDDHGEAYPRTFDGPDVWAIIKVPEGKHQISLYFYNPNGLEQANAAQRDYLVEVRKFQSKYPDELALSPNLIDPKQNRVPLNFDQKETADILKTPVLTRFRVKSFAGSGVYKTILVKEKGYYFIRIGKNYSFNTLLNGIFITKLEEKDGTPPTRKSMLFEYAGKCPQPCPITDQDAKAHALFLEYWSKLTAPHFSPSYLSKAHQLALQIYRIIQHTAPNSSLIPNWRWTLSMWNEQETDKFEQLMLEIWYQKQEKFPDPYASKKFFPFSPRTIPFAPLEIRIMRYMDIDWHQYLPDYQGIPKPSAEKFHQLIKNMTEQEYKKLAQKYTEKRLMKLKQQIRKENE, encoded by the coding sequence ATGGGAAGCATAGTGGGCACGGCTTATGCTCAGTCAGCATATGATTTGCCAACTTGCCCCATCCCCTTTTTAACTGATGGAATAGTAGCTTCTGATGGAAGCATTTGGGTAACAGGAGAACGTTCTGGCGTATACAAACTATCTCTTGATGAAAACAAAAATGGAGAGTGGATCAACACAAATTATTATGCAGGATTTCCAAAAACACAAAATTTCTATACCATTGCGGAAGATTTACAAGGGCGTATCTGGGTAGGGACTGACAATCAAGGTGTTATTGTTTTTAATGGAGAAAATTGGAAAAGCTACACAAAGGAAAACGCTTTATGCGGAGAACGAGTGTTTGACATTGCCGTTTCTCCCACCAGTGGTGAAGTAGCAATTTCCACCTCCGGAGGAGTGACGATTTACAATCCAGCCAATGAGCATTGGAGAGATTTAAATCGTCATGACGGCCTTCTTGCCGACCAAGTAGAGGCTCTGTCATTCGATAGCGAAGGAAAACTATGGCTTGCCTATGCCTGCGGTGGGGTGGCCTCAAGTTCCTCCAAAAGCGGGTATTCTAAATGGGAAAATGTTCAGGCTCCCTGGTACTGGGATGCTAAACAATATATACGGCAACCGTTCAGTGGGAAGGGAGAAGGACTTCCTTCCAACCTTGGGAATGCAATTCTGGCTAAAGGAAATGGTAATGTATGGCTCGGCACGACATGTGGTCTCGCCAGCAATTTCCCAACAGGCCGCTGGCAATACATTAGAGGAAAAGATTACGAAGCAAAAAACAAGGGAGTATATGGAGGAGGCAAAGCGTCTTCCAGGAAATATGGGAAAAACGATCTTTTACCGGAAGATTATATCACCTGTTTATGTGAAACTCCTGAGGGAATATGGGTAGGTACGAGGACCAAAGGAGCCGCCCTAGTAGACAAAAAGACATTAAAAATATTGAAAACAGAAAATCTTATTCCTAAGCAAAAATACGACCAACAGACATTTCCGTCAGAATGGGAAAAACTTCCTGCACAGTGGATAACAGCCTTTCTGCCGTTACAGGATGGAAGCGTTTATGCCGCCACTTATGGAAGAGGATTAGTCAATATCACGAAAGGTAACCTCACATGGAAGAAGAAAAAAGCCAATGAAAGAGATTTTCCGAATCACCCGTCTTATCCGCAACCACTGAATCAAGAAAAATTGATAGAGGAAATAGTGAATCTGGGAAAGTATCGCGGCAACAATAAAAATTCTCCGGCTTTATTCTGGAAAGAAGATTGGGCTACACAGGGAAGGTGGTGTGAACGGTACGGCCGGGACTTTGCGGTTCTATGTGCGGCAGGAAACATTCCCCGCGATCTTAGCATGACTCTTGAAGACCTTTCTTCTCAAATTATGGTGGCCGGAAGAATAGGATGCCACAGTTCGCCTAATGATTCGTTACGCCATTGGATTCATAATCATAACATGGCGGGAAATCCCAATGTACTGCATAATCTTTCCTATTATTCTAAAACTGAAGCGGAATGGGATGATCATGGAGAGGCGTATCCAAGAACTTTTGATGGTCCTGATGTCTGGGCTATCATTAAAGTGCCAGAAGGGAAACACCAGATATCTTTGTATTTTTATAACCCTAATGGATTGGAACAAGCCAATGCAGCCCAGCGTGACTACCTTGTGGAAGTTCGTAAATTCCAAAGCAAGTATCCGGATGAACTTGCTTTAAGTCCTAATCTCATTGATCCCAAGCAAAACCGCGTACCCCTAAATTTTGATCAAAAGGAAACCGCAGATATTCTAAAAACCCCGGTTTTAACTCGTTTCCGAGTTAAATCGTTCGCCGGATCCGGAGTCTACAAAACAATCCTCGTCAAAGAAAAAGGATATTATTTCATCCGTATTGGGAAAAACTATTCTTTCAACACATTGCTAAACGGTATTTTCATTACAAAGCTTGAAGAAAAAGACGGAACGCCACCAACCCGAAAATCAATGCTGTTTGAATATGCAGGAAAATGCCCTCAACCTTGTCCCATTACTGATCAAGACGCTAAAGCACATGCCTTGTTTTTGGAATACTGGTCCAAACTTACGGCTCCACATTTTTCTCCCTCCTATCTTTCAAAGGCTCATCAATTAGCTCTGCAAATCTACCGCATCATTCAGCATACCGCCCCCAATTCATCCCTTATTCCTAATTGGAGATGGACTTTAAGCATGTGGAATGAACAAGAAACTGATAAATTTGAACAACTAATGCTGGAAATTTGGTATCAAAAACAAGAAAAATTCCCTGATCCTTATGCTTCTAAAAAGTTTTTCCCTTTTAGTCCAAGAACAATTCCATTTGCACCGCTGGAAATTCGCATTATGCGTTACATGGATATAGATTGGCATCAGTACCTTCCTGACTATCAGGGAATACCAAAACCAAGCGCAGAAAAATTTCATCAACTCATCAAGAATATGACTGAACAGGAATATAAGAAACTGGCACAGAAATATACTGAAAAGAGATTGATGAAATTAAAACAACAAATCAGAAAAGAAAATGAATAA
- a CDS encoding tetratricopeptide repeat protein, whose amino-acid sequence MNISHLLLCTALLAAPVCMAQDLTEPETEAPSAASQLPAPLAQKIAAGDFAGLQTELRSSLLKAGEQTKSEQKLLQDKQYRHLLDIHELLRVTGPDNVKAVFSKSPQDAAFIKAFLQDPAWMELYLGAGLIPENSPEGLQILSDIWKADGRSADFRDYQPLATGLASVFSTGPMAGKLKTNSANSNPVRRYQIFKKLHQENKLHPGFIKLRPWEMRFVVGHTWDDKSYEWSNEHVNLPWRRYTDACWAAPYTGNNFFGDTIQGPLFYVPWRDVNTSAENTQVIGGVCGGLSYFGTMAAQAHGIPAYPVGQPGHCAYAVRVKRGEWKGGFGGPDGGMHNHIFGGQAPTSYLLMENVFADNAKADQAYLWAAQARLDEAAGNKDKAIQAWGEALKQTPLHPFFRTELQRLLMEKEGMQPIDWYVYAKDALSHYKGNGFAAFDALKDVQNKFLMDIPSEDRIAWFRDLHETIATTPTSWAVKFQPVLDSQSAFLTNPQEKAAYLETVLSTHLKTGDGTNFGQALEWAVKTFVENGQADVFSNAFAKVAQQTGEAGASGKAPDPKKLKEAYGKAIYATEMARSIPAFQTLSKAAASFSDADTSANTVNAAIPQGWKLVPADGMVRCSTTCQWDSPWDHINLLRPCGGSQHTDKEANPNVIVELKNGVDLAGLVVTKRNGNEDRMKKMEVSTSTDGATWFPLAATENMPKEWVITAPEGTKAKWIKVEAKNAQPEFMHLRHILVYEK is encoded by the coding sequence ATGAATATTTCACACCTTCTTCTCTGCACCGCCCTGCTCGCCGCGCCCGTCTGCATGGCGCAGGATCTGACGGAACCTGAAACGGAAGCGCCGTCCGCCGCCAGCCAGCTTCCTGCCCCCCTGGCGCAGAAAATAGCCGCGGGCGACTTTGCCGGGCTGCAAACGGAACTCCGCTCCTCCCTCCTGAAGGCTGGGGAACAAACCAAATCGGAACAAAAACTGCTTCAGGACAAGCAATACCGCCACCTGCTGGACATTCACGAACTCCTGCGCGTCACGGGACCGGACAACGTAAAGGCCGTTTTCTCCAAAAGCCCGCAGGACGCGGCCTTCATCAAGGCCTTTTTACAGGACCCGGCATGGATGGAACTCTACCTGGGCGCGGGCCTGATCCCGGAAAACTCCCCGGAGGGCCTTCAAATCCTTTCCGACATCTGGAAGGCGGACGGCAGGAGCGCGGACTTCCGGGACTACCAGCCCCTCGCCACCGGGCTTGCCTCCGTCTTTTCCACAGGCCCCATGGCGGGAAAACTGAAAACCAACTCCGCCAACAGCAACCCGGTGCGCCGTTACCAGATATTCAAGAAACTGCATCAGGAAAACAAGCTGCATCCCGGCTTCATCAAGCTGCGCCCGTGGGAAATGCGCTTCGTCGTGGGCCATACGTGGGACGACAAATCCTACGAATGGAGCAATGAGCACGTCAACCTCCCCTGGCGGCGCTATACGGACGCCTGCTGGGCCGCCCCCTATACGGGCAACAACTTCTTCGGCGACACCATCCAGGGCCCCCTCTTCTACGTGCCGTGGCGCGACGTCAACACCTCCGCGGAAAACACGCAGGTCATCGGCGGCGTGTGCGGCGGCCTCTCCTACTTCGGCACCATGGCGGCCCAGGCCCACGGCATTCCGGCCTACCCGGTAGGGCAGCCCGGCCACTGCGCCTATGCGGTGCGCGTGAAGCGCGGGGAATGGAAAGGCGGCTTCGGCGGACCGGACGGCGGCATGCACAACCACATTTTCGGCGGACAGGCTCCAACCTCCTACCTGCTGATGGAAAACGTCTTTGCGGACAACGCCAAGGCGGACCAGGCCTACCTGTGGGCCGCGCAGGCCCGCCTGGACGAAGCCGCCGGCAACAAGGACAAGGCCATCCAGGCCTGGGGGGAAGCGCTCAAGCAAACCCCGCTGCACCCGTTCTTCCGCACGGAGCTTCAGCGCCTGCTGATGGAAAAGGAAGGCATGCAGCCCATCGACTGGTACGTGTACGCCAAGGACGCCCTCTCCCACTACAAGGGGAACGGCTTTGCCGCGTTCGACGCCCTGAAGGACGTGCAGAACAAGTTCCTGATGGACATCCCGTCCGAAGACCGGATCGCTTGGTTCCGGGACCTGCATGAAACCATCGCCACCACCCCCACGTCCTGGGCAGTGAAATTCCAGCCCGTGCTGGACTCCCAGTCCGCCTTCCTGACCAATCCGCAGGAAAAGGCGGCCTATCTGGAAACGGTCCTCTCCACGCACCTGAAAACGGGGGACGGCACCAACTTCGGCCAGGCGCTGGAATGGGCCGTGAAAACCTTTGTGGAAAACGGCCAGGCGGATGTCTTCTCCAACGCCTTCGCCAAGGTAGCCCAGCAGACGGGGGAAGCCGGAGCCTCCGGAAAAGCCCCCGACCCCAAGAAGCTGAAGGAAGCCTACGGAAAAGCCATCTATGCCACGGAAATGGCCCGCTCCATTCCGGCCTTCCAGACCCTGAGCAAGGCGGCCGCCTCCTTCTCTGACGCCGATACGTCTGCCAACACGGTCAATGCCGCCATCCCCCAGGGCTGGAAGCTGGTACCCGCGGACGGCATGGTCAGGTGCTCCACCACCTGCCAGTGGGACAGCCCGTGGGACCACATCAACCTGCTGCGCCCCTGCGGCGGCTCCCAGCATACGGACAAGGAAGCGAACCCCAACGTCATTGTGGAACTGAAAAACGGCGTGGACCTGGCCGGGCTGGTGGTCACCAAGCGCAACGGCAACGAAGACCGGATGAAGAAGATGGAGGTCTCCACCTCCACGGACGGAGCCACCTGGTTCCCCCTGGCCGCCACGGAAAACATGCCCAAGGAATGGGTCATCACCGCTCCGGAAGGCACCAAGGCCAAGTGGATCAAGGTGGAAGCCAAGAACGCCCAGCCGGAATTCATGCACCTGCGCCACATCCTCGTTTACGAAAAATAA
- a CDS encoding manganese efflux pump MntP family protein, whose amino-acid sequence MSMPLADLLFLAFALSVDAFVVAFTYGLLIKQKRLSNGIKLSVSTGAGQFLMPVLGFLLTGTVHQYIAAWDHWLGFAVFTFLGINVIREGWNHRDEEEHMPHVTSLTLPTLLAVGIATSIDALVAGVSIYLSSAQCGSSPTLHAVLLPAAAIGFTTFLCTAAGFFLTRRLHRFPTFHLEAGAGLILIGLGVKMLCDHLC is encoded by the coding sequence ATGAGCATGCCGCTTGCCGACTTGTTATTCCTGGCTTTTGCCCTGTCCGTAGACGCCTTTGTCGTGGCGTTTACCTACGGCTTGCTCATTAAGCAAAAACGCCTGAGCAACGGCATCAAGCTTTCCGTGTCCACCGGGGCGGGACAATTCCTGATGCCCGTGCTGGGCTTCCTGCTCACGGGAACCGTGCACCAGTACATTGCGGCCTGGGACCACTGGCTCGGCTTTGCCGTGTTCACCTTTCTGGGAATCAACGTCATCCGGGAAGGCTGGAACCACCGCGATGAAGAGGAGCACATGCCCCACGTCACCAGCCTGACGCTGCCCACCCTCCTGGCCGTGGGGATCGCCACCAGCATAGACGCCCTGGTGGCGGGCGTCAGCATCTACCTTTCCTCCGCCCAGTGCGGCTCCTCCCCCACCCTCCACGCCGTGCTTCTTCCCGCTGCCGCCATCGGCTTCACCACCTTCCTGTGCACGGCGGCAGGCTTCTTCCTGACCAGGCGGCTGCACCGCTTCCCCACCTTCCACCTGGAAGCGGGGGCCGGACTCATCCTCATCGGCCTGGGCGTGAAAATGCTCTGCGACCATTTATGCTGA